The Methanosarcina acetivorans C2A genome includes the window TCATGGTAAAGAAAAGAAGAACGAAACTCGAAAGACAAGTAATTCCATAAGTAGGTAATTACCCAAAGTGGAGGTTTAAAAAATAATGGCATCTTATGTATTAACATCCCATGTACTAACGTCTCTTGAATTAGCATCTTGTGATTAGGAGTTTATCGATTTTTATGAAAACTCATATTAGGGGGTAACATTCTGGTTTTGATCACCATTCATAAGATTGCATTTGCAGTTTTAGGTATTCTCGTAATCGGCATTTTTTCACTTGCTATGGTAGACGGCGTCTTTCTTCCGAAGAAATATCTTGAGCCATGGTCGGGGACCTATCACACGCAGTTCGAAGACCCGAGAGTTCAGGTCCTGGCGCACGGGGTGCTTGCTCCGAATTCCCACAACCTGCAGTCCTGGAAAGTGGTACTTGAAGGAGAGGATAGTTTCTTCCTCTATGTTGACCCTAGCAGACTCAGCCCTAAAGCCGACCCCCCGGGCCGGCAGGTTACAATCAGCCAGGGGACTTTTCTGGAATATGTCAGAGTTGCAGCGGGAAATCTGGGGTACGAAGCCGAAATGGAGCTTTTTCCGGGAGGGGAGTACGGACCGGAGGGCACTGCCATAAACCTGGGAAGCAAACCGGTTGCAAGAGTGATTCTTAAGGAAAATAGCAGAGAAACTGAGCCTGAGTCTTCTCCTCTCTATAAATCAATGTTTGTGCCTGACACATACAGGGTTCCTTACAGAGAAACGCAGCTTTCTGCAGAAGATATTGAAACCCTTGAAGCCCTTAGCACAGAAAATGTCACCATCCTTATTTTCCAGGACCCTGAAAGCCTTGAATCGCTCGGAAACATTGTTCTAAGGGCAGCAGAAGTCGAAGCTGGAAACGATGGGATACAGCAGGAAGGCTTTGAGCTATTCAGGCCCAATGAATGGAAGAAAAATGAGTATAGATACGGCTTCAGCCTGGACGGGCAGGGGCTCCCGGCTCTTAACGTACATCTGATGCAGGGCCTTATCAGTCTCTTTCCTTTTTTGAATTCTCCGGAAGTATCGGGGAAATCCTTTCTCAGCCAAACAGAATCTGCAGTTGAAAATACGCCGGCATATGCTTTGATAATTACGAAGAATAATAGCCGTGCGGCACAGGTCGAAGCAGGAATACTCTACAGCCGCTTTCTGCTCACAGCTACGGATATGGGATACGCCATGCAGCCCATGAGCCAGGCTCTTGAAGAGTATCCCGAAATGGCTGAAATATATACGGAAATCCACGAGGCATATGCAGGGGAAGACGAAACCATCCAGATGCTCATAAGAGTGGGAGTGCCGGAAAAAGAGGTTTTTCCGACGATGCGGCTTGATGTGATTGATATCATCGAAGTATGAAGAGCTAAAGAAAATAACTACATAAGGCTCTGAAGTGCTCCTCAGTTTTTCCGGAGGCTCTGTAGTGATTCCTGCAGAGCCATTCTCCACTTTTGTTTTATTGGAATTCAACGAGTTTTAGTCCGTATGAAGTTCTTTTAAACTTCCTCACTCATACCTCAGGGCATCCACAGGCTTCAGTTCTGCCGCATTCTTTGCAGGTACAAGCCCTGCTATAAGCCCCACGATTATGGAGACAAGAGTTGCAACAACAGTGCCTTTCAGGCTGAGGGCAAACTCGAAGGGTACGTTCATTTTGACGGAAATCAGGAGCAAAACCAGCTGCACTGCAGCCGTACCCAGCAGGATGCCTATTATTCCTCCCACAAGGCTGATCATTGCGGCGTTGCAGAGGAAAATCAGCATGATATCGCTATTCTTTGCCCCTATTGCCTTCATTATCCCTATTTCTTTTGTTTTCTCAAGGACCGAGGTAAACATCGTGTTTGCGATCCCTGTGGAGCCTACAAGGAGAGAAATGCCTGCGATGAAGGCTAGAAATGATGTGAGGCCGTTAATCAGTTTTTGAGTACTTTCAATAGCCTCTTTTGAGGAGCTCACATAGAAGTCCTGCGTATCTTCGGTAACCATTCTCGAAAGCCTCAATTTGCGCTCAATCTCCTCAAGAGCGGAATCATAATCTGCCCCGCTATAGAGCTTTATTTCTATGCTGTCGTAAACGTCCCTTTCCCTTTCAGGCATATCCTCATCGCTGTACGGGAGGGAGTATACCTCCTGATAGGGCATGTAAATGCTGCTTCCGAAAAGCGCTCCCATCCCCCCGAGAAGCCCGCCGCCATTTTCCAGAATCCCGATTACCCGGTAAGATCTGCCGTTGAGGAGGATCATCTGGTTGAGCCGGATCTCCCTCTCGAAGGTATTTTTTGCGAGTTCGTTTGAAATAACCACAACTGCCCGGTCTCCGGGCTCCAGCATTCTGCCTTCTCCCACATTCTTATTAGTGATCTCAGGCCAGACTCCGGGGTCCACACCTTTAACCCGGACATAGGTCGTCTCGCTTCCTAATTTTAATTCCGCTCCATCTTCAACATTGATGTTTACATACTCTATATCCGGAATTCTCTGGAGGACAAACACGTCTATCCTTGTGAGTTCGGCCTCTTCTACGGGTTCGTATATCATGGGCCCGGAGTTTTCCGTTTCCGTTTCCTCTCCGCCTTCTGCAGTCGTACCCGAACTCCCGTCCGAGGTTTCGACCGTATCTTCTTCGTATCCCACAGCTTCTTCCGACGAGATTTTAAAAGGAGTGGAGGCCACTATTGTAATGGTGTCGCCTCCCAGCTCTTCCAGGGTTTCGGTCACCTGCTCCTGGAAATATTCCCCTGTCGTAACAATTGCAACTACCGAAGCAATGCCTATGATGATCCCTATAATGGTCAGCCAGCTCCTCAGCCTATTGGCTTTGACCATGTTCAGGGCAATTTTCAAAATCTTTGCCAATTTCATGGAAACCACGGGCTCAGGTTTCTAATTTATTCTTCCGGTTTCTTTTCTTCCGGAGAATTTTCGCCTTGCCAGTTTCCATCGGCGTTCTTTTCTTTCAGCCCTTTCTGGTGCTTTTTATAGATAAAAAAGCCTACAGCGCCGAGAAGGATCAGCAATCCGAGCTTATAAGAGAATAAACCCGATTCAGTACTTTCCTCCTGCATTTTGGAACCTACCGGAAGGGTAACGGGGGAAGCATAAAGGGAGAACACGTTTTCCTCGACCTGTCTCATCCCGTCGCTTGAGGTATAAGTTATTTCAAATTTAATAGGAAGGTCCTGGCCTATGGTTTTAGGTTCAAGGTTGAAATCCGCAATCGTGATGTCGCCTTTTTGCAGGTTTCCAAGGATTACCGAATTGCTACCATCCGTTACGGTCCAATTTTCCTGCAGGGGAACAGAGATCTTAACCGAATTTGCACCGTTATTTCCTATATTGGAAACCGAAAACGTGTAGGCTCCCGTAGGGCTCCTTTCCATGAAAGCAATATCGAAATCCGTGGTCCCTCCGATGTAGATCCCTGCTTTGCTTTCGATCGTCTTTCGCTTCTGGTTTTCTACGGTGCCGGCTTCCGTAATTGTCTGGAGCTCTTCTATATCGTCATAGGTAAGTACCATATCCAGCTTGTACAGTCCTGGCTTTGTGTTTACGTTTGTCAGAACCTCAAAGCTGACATTGGCAGTTTCTCCTACATCAATCAGGTTAATATGCTTGACATTACTGGAACCAACAGGCAGGATAAGATCGCTTGTGCATTCCCAGGAAAACATTGAGTTTTTCAGGGGGGAATTCCCTACATTTTTTATGCCGAAAAGAAGGGTGGTTTTTTCTCCGGGAATCAGCTTTTCGACACTGATATATTCGATTTCGGCGTTTGACTCGCTGTCAATATCGATCGTGAGTTCCCGGTTAAGGGAGACTTTATTTTTGCTATCTCTTGAGTAGAGATAGACTTTGAGGGGATATTTGCCTTCATTGACGTCGTTTTCCACTCCTATTTTAAACTTGACGATCCTTCTGCGGTCATCTTCGGAGCGTTTCCCGAGAGTGCCTATATCCTCCAAAAGATTTTCTCCCGAAAGAGCCCGGAAGGGATACTCAGGCTCGATTTTCAGATAACAGTTCTCTATGTCACTATACCCTGTATTCTCGATAGCGATCCTTACCTCAAGCACGTCTCCGGGCTTTACAGGATCAGGGTCCTGGTTGAGCAGGGCAATACTTACACCTTTATCAAGACTCCTGTTTGAATCAAGAGTGCTTGCAGCAAAGGCAGTTCCGCTGCATAATGATAGACATAACAGAATCAAAAAAATAAAACTTGCAAAGTTTTTAAACCCCATTTTTGGATACCTCAATTTACCTGTTCACTTATTAATTCCTGAATTTTGTCGCCTATTTTCTTCAGAAGATTTTTATCAGAAACCCAATTTGAAAATAAACATGAAATTTGTCCAATTTACAGTTCAATCTCAACTGAAAAACCTTATTTTTCTCTTTAAGGCCATCCGGATATTCTGATCAGGTTTCAGGACTGATCTGTGCTTTATTCGGCCCGTCACTTATCATTTCCCCGTCCTTTAGCCGGATATGTCGGCTTGCAAAGCCTGCAAGGTGCATATCATGAGTGACCATAACTACCGTCTTTCCTTTTTCCTTCCAGAGTCTGTAAAGAATTGAAATAACTTCTTTCCCGGTGATGCTATCAAGGGCTCCTGTCGGCTCATCTGCAAGGACGATTTCCGGGTTGCAGGCAAGGGCTCTTGCAATCGAGACTCTCTGCTGCTGTCCCCCTGAAAGCTGGGCAGGTTTGTTCTGCATCTTATCGGAAAGCCCTACCAATTCAAGCAGTTCCTTTGCCTTTTTTTCCGCAGTCCTGTCCTCAATTTCCTGAATTTCCAGGGGCAAAAGCACGTTTTCAAGAGCCGTCATTCCGGGAATCAGGTTGTACTGCTGGAAAACAAACCCGATTGTTCTGCCTCTGAGGGCTGCAAGATCCGATTCCTGAAGCCGGGATATATCCCTCCCTTTAAGGAAAATTTTGCCCCGCGAAGGAATGTCAAGACAGCCAACCAGGTTCATCATCGTGGACTTCCCGCTTCCTGAGGGTCCGATTATAGCGGTAAATTCTCCTTTTCCCAGTTTCACACTCACATTTTTCAAAGCATTGACCTGGAATTCCCCCATCTGATAGGTTTTCCAGACATTCTGAAAGGCGATTAGTGTATTTTCCATGTTTTCTCCTGAAGGACTTACTTAGTAAGTATAATGTAAGATTTAAAAGGTTTGTTCAATTTCCTTTTTGTTTTTTGCGGATTCAGTTTTGTTCATAATACAAAATTTCGAAATATCGGGGGAATCTAAGGTTATAATGCCTCAGAATTCAAAAGAATTTCCCTGAATAAATTCAAAACCAGTAGACTATTTTTTATCAACCTTTTATGAGTTTTCCCGGCCCAATCCTCAAACTGATTATTTCACACTCTTTTCGAGTCGGCTCTCTTCCCTTCTCTGTGATTGTTTGAGACTTTGCACAGAAAATATAAATATAATAATTTCTGATGCGGTTTATTGAGGAACTGCCTACCTCATTCGAAGTCCGAGTCCTCGAAAATAAACAGTTCATCAAGCGTGGTGTCCAGGGCTCTGGCTATTCTGTAAGCCAGCTTGAGAGAAGGATTGTATTTTCCCTTTTCAAGGAAAACGACAGTTTCTCGCCTGACTCCTACTATTTTTGCAAGAGCCTCCTGGGTCAGATCGTGCCTTGCCCGAAACTCTTTGATCCTTGTTTTCATGCTGCATCCTCCGGTGTCCTTACTCAATATCACCCTTCTGCATGAAATACCACCTGAAAACATTTGCTGAGATTATCATAAAGAAAAGAAGTATCCCCAGAATTACTTCAGCCGTAAGTTCGGCAAGTTTGAAGAATTCAACCCAGTAGAGCACCATGATCAGAACAAGCGTCAGGAGCCAGGAATATGTAATTCCGTATGCTGCAAGTTTCTTTGTCCTTTCGTCCCTGTCAGGAAGTTCCCCACGTCTGAAGAGCCTGAGGGCTGTCATAACAAAGATAACCAGTCCCATACTGATCAGAATAATTGAAATTGATGCCTCAACTTCAAGAAAAGCTGCCGAAATTATTCCGGAAAGCATAATGATTATTCCAAGGACCAGTTTGTACCTGTATATTTTTTCCACATTTTTACCCTCCTTTTTCCAACATCT containing:
- a CDS encoding ABC transporter permease — protein: MKLAKILKIALNMVKANRLRSWLTIIGIIIGIASVVAIVTTGEYFQEQVTETLEELGGDTITIVASTPFKISSEEAVGYEEDTVETSDGSSGTTAEGGEETETENSGPMIYEPVEEAELTRIDVFVLQRIPDIEYVNINVEDGAELKLGSETTYVRVKGVDPGVWPEITNKNVGEGRMLEPGDRAVVVISNELAKNTFEREIRLNQMILLNGRSYRVIGILENGGGLLGGMGALFGSSIYMPYQEVYSLPYSDEDMPERERDVYDSIEIKLYSGADYDSALEEIERKLRLSRMVTEDTQDFYVSSSKEAIESTQKLINGLTSFLAFIAGISLLVGSTGIANTMFTSVLEKTKEIGIMKAIGAKNSDIMLIFLCNAAMISLVGGIIGILLGTAAVQLVLLLISVKMNVPFEFALSLKGTVVATLVSIIVGLIAGLVPAKNAAELKPVDALRYE
- a CDS encoding COG1361 S-layer family protein — protein: MGFKNFASFIFLILLCLSLCSGTAFAASTLDSNRSLDKGVSIALLNQDPDPVKPGDVLEVRIAIENTGYSDIENCYLKIEPEYPFRALSGENLLEDIGTLGKRSEDDRRRIVKFKIGVENDVNEGKYPLKVYLYSRDSKNKVSLNRELTIDIDSESNAEIEYISVEKLIPGEKTTLLFGIKNVGNSPLKNSMFSWECTSDLILPVGSSNVKHINLIDVGETANVSFEVLTNVNTKPGLYKLDMVLTYDDIEELQTITEAGTVENQKRKTIESKAGIYIGGTTDFDIAFMERSPTGAYTFSVSNIGNNGANSVKISVPLQENWTVTDGSNSVILGNLQKGDITIADFNLEPKTIGQDLPIKFEITYTSSDGMRQVEENVFSLYASPVTLPVGSKMQEESTESGLFSYKLGLLILLGAVGFFIYKKHQKGLKEKNADGNWQGENSPEEKKPEE
- a CDS encoding Acg family FMN-binding oxidoreductase; the encoded protein is MITIHKIAFAVLGILVIGIFSLAMVDGVFLPKKYLEPWSGTYHTQFEDPRVQVLAHGVLAPNSHNLQSWKVVLEGEDSFFLYVDPSRLSPKADPPGRQVTISQGTFLEYVRVAAGNLGYEAEMELFPGGEYGPEGTAINLGSKPVARVILKENSRETEPESSPLYKSMFVPDTYRVPYRETQLSAEDIETLEALSTENVTILIFQDPESLESLGNIVLRAAEVEAGNDGIQQEGFELFRPNEWKKNEYRYGFSLDGQGLPALNVHLMQGLISLFPFLNSPEVSGKSFLSQTESAVENTPAYALIITKNNSRAAQVEAGILYSRFLLTATDMGYAMQPMSQALEEYPEMAEIYTEIHEAYAGEDETIQMLIRVGVPEKEVFPTMRLDVIDIIEV
- a CDS encoding helix-turn-helix transcriptional regulator, coding for MKTRIKEFRARHDLTQEALAKIVGVRRETVVFLEKGKYNPSLKLAYRIARALDTTLDELFIFEDSDFE
- a CDS encoding ABC transporter ATP-binding protein, producing the protein MENTLIAFQNVWKTYQMGEFQVNALKNVSVKLGKGEFTAIIGPSGSGKSTMMNLVGCLDIPSRGKIFLKGRDISRLQESDLAALRGRTIGFVFQQYNLIPGMTALENVLLPLEIQEIEDRTAEKKAKELLELVGLSDKMQNKPAQLSGGQQQRVSIARALACNPEIVLADEPTGALDSITGKEVISILYRLWKEKGKTVVMVTHDMHLAGFASRHIRLKDGEMISDGPNKAQISPET